A genome region from Streptomyces xanthophaeus includes the following:
- a CDS encoding AfsR/SARP family transcriptional regulator: MDPVGGRLRFNVLGSLEGWFGEVRLRLGGAIQERVLCVLLLEAGRVVPVARLVEATWEKDPPVTAAHQVRKAVADLRRRIPTGTEVIATDGPGYRVVVADDQVDLLEFDTLTRAAGQALREGARSEAAEALRSALALWRGSVLSGTGGPVIEAAAIALEERRLAAAEQFFDLSLALGESGELISGLRALITQHPLRETLRGQLMLALYRSGRQAEALKEYGEVRELLVDELGIDPGPRLAKLYEAILRDSPELAAPERPAPVPSAPVRPVPGPAAPVEPLPEPAVPVPAAAEGAAAEPPARTEPVREGEPGTRLAPADAPCTLPYDLPDFTGRAKELAELFDYVQDESRGGERYARIVAIDGMGGMGKTTLAVRAAHRLAGRYPDGQLHIDLHGFTPGREPVTPTAALDGLLRTLGTPGDRIPEDLEGRTALWRSKLDGRRMLLLFDNAVDAAQIRPLLPASPGCLALITSRGRLLDLDGVEWVSIGMMEPEDSTSLMAETLGTTRVAAEPAASAELAELCGHLPLALRIATARLRNRPRWTVRYLVERLRDEKRRMDELSSGDRSVAATLRLSYLAMDEEYRTAFRILSLYPCAGTDVHSAAALLGTAVRDAEDALEFLLDVHLVQQPDIGLYTFHDLVRSFAQSLRGPATADDDAAAVERLLGYYLTTSDAACEVLFPSRERRPTGIPPYQGERPSFRDTEQALSWFDREQAGLLAAVSLAERFGHDRYAACLSRNVGFHLHTHGQLDEFWSVGHLAVAAARRLDDPALLGISLANLGAACWKLGRFEEGLEVAREARDTAIRAGDRHTEANSESTIGLLMSMLGRYEEALPLVERSVSMAQELGNPRAESESLTILSTLYERWGRFPEAAEVARRAIEIDRDLGYRSNEIVALTDLAFAQVGLGEFAEADASLERARDLCDETRSPGDVALVLALSAQIAHERGDAVQARAFAERSLVLGRTSGAPIRLAKVENVLGQLHLLWGEHEVALALHGHAHKIAAPMSFRAEEASALVGLAAAAEALGDAAAAARHRAAAEELSDFMGLPAHRRRY; this comes from the coding sequence GTGGACCCTGTGGGGGGCAGGCTGCGCTTCAACGTGCTCGGATCGCTTGAGGGATGGTTCGGAGAGGTACGGCTGAGGCTGGGGGGAGCGATCCAGGAACGGGTCCTGTGCGTCCTGCTGCTCGAAGCCGGCCGGGTGGTGCCCGTGGCCCGCCTCGTCGAGGCGACCTGGGAGAAGGACCCGCCGGTGACCGCGGCGCACCAGGTCCGCAAGGCCGTCGCCGACCTGCGGCGGCGCATACCCACCGGCACCGAGGTGATCGCCACCGACGGGCCGGGATACCGCGTGGTGGTGGCGGACGACCAGGTCGACCTGCTGGAGTTCGACACGCTCACCAGGGCGGCGGGCCAGGCGCTGCGGGAAGGCGCGCGGTCCGAGGCCGCCGAGGCACTGCGGTCCGCCCTCGCACTGTGGCGGGGCTCGGTCCTGTCCGGTACCGGCGGACCGGTGATCGAGGCCGCGGCGATCGCACTGGAGGAGCGCCGGCTGGCCGCAGCCGAGCAGTTCTTCGACCTGAGCCTCGCACTGGGCGAGAGCGGTGAACTCATCTCCGGCCTGCGGGCCCTGATCACCCAGCACCCGCTGCGGGAGACCCTGCGCGGCCAGCTGATGCTCGCCCTGTACCGATCCGGGCGCCAGGCCGAGGCGCTCAAGGAGTACGGAGAGGTCCGCGAGCTGCTCGTGGACGAGCTCGGGATCGACCCGGGCCCCCGGCTGGCCAAGCTGTACGAGGCGATCCTGCGGGACAGCCCCGAACTGGCCGCGCCCGAACGGCCGGCGCCGGTGCCCTCCGCGCCCGTACGACCGGTGCCCGGGCCGGCGGCCCCCGTGGAGCCGCTGCCCGAACCGGCCGTTCCCGTTCCCGCGGCCGCCGAGGGCGCGGCCGCCGAGCCCCCGGCCCGTACGGAACCGGTCCGGGAAGGAGAGCCGGGAACGCGCCTCGCGCCGGCCGACGCCCCGTGCACCCTGCCGTACGACCTGCCCGACTTCACCGGCCGTGCCAAGGAGCTCGCCGAGCTCTTCGACTATGTGCAGGACGAGAGCCGGGGCGGCGAGCGGTACGCCCGGATCGTGGCCATCGACGGCATGGGCGGCATGGGCAAGACCACCCTGGCCGTGCGCGCCGCACACCGGCTGGCCGGCCGGTATCCCGACGGGCAGCTCCACATCGACCTGCACGGATTCACCCCGGGCCGCGAGCCCGTGACGCCCACCGCCGCGCTCGACGGCCTGCTGCGGACCCTCGGTACCCCGGGCGACCGGATTCCCGAGGACCTGGAGGGGCGCACCGCCCTGTGGCGGTCGAAGCTGGACGGCCGGCGGATGCTGCTCCTGTTCGACAACGCGGTCGACGCGGCGCAGATCAGGCCCCTGCTGCCGGCCTCGCCCGGCTGTCTCGCCCTGATCACCAGCCGCGGGCGGCTGCTGGACCTCGACGGCGTCGAGTGGGTGTCCATCGGGATGATGGAGCCCGAGGACAGCACCAGCCTGATGGCGGAGACCCTCGGCACCACCCGGGTGGCCGCCGAGCCGGCGGCCTCCGCCGAACTGGCCGAGCTGTGCGGGCACCTGCCGCTGGCGCTGCGGATCGCGACCGCCCGGCTGCGCAACAGGCCGCGCTGGACGGTGCGTTATCTGGTCGAGCGGCTGCGTGACGAGAAACGCCGGATGGACGAGCTGAGTTCGGGGGACCGCAGCGTCGCGGCGACCCTGCGTCTGTCGTACCTGGCGATGGACGAGGAGTACCGGACCGCGTTCCGCATCCTCAGCCTGTACCCGTGCGCAGGGACGGACGTCCACTCGGCGGCGGCGCTCCTCGGCACCGCCGTCCGCGACGCCGAGGACGCCCTGGAGTTCCTGCTCGACGTCCACCTGGTCCAGCAGCCCGACATCGGCCTCTACACCTTCCACGACCTGGTGCGCAGTTTCGCGCAGAGTCTGCGGGGCCCGGCGACGGCGGACGACGACGCGGCGGCGGTCGAGCGGCTGCTCGGCTACTACCTGACGACCTCGGACGCCGCCTGCGAGGTGCTGTTCCCCAGCCGTGAACGCCGGCCCACCGGTATCCCGCCGTACCAGGGCGAACGGCCGTCCTTCCGGGACACCGAGCAGGCCCTGAGCTGGTTCGACCGGGAACAGGCCGGGCTGCTGGCGGCCGTGTCCCTGGCCGAGCGGTTCGGCCACGACCGGTACGCGGCCTGCCTGAGCCGCAACGTCGGCTTCCACCTGCACACGCACGGACAGCTCGACGAGTTCTGGAGCGTCGGGCACCTCGCGGTGGCCGCGGCCCGCCGGCTCGACGATCCCGCGCTCCTCGGCATCAGCCTGGCCAACCTGGGCGCCGCCTGCTGGAAGCTGGGCCGCTTCGAGGAGGGACTGGAGGTGGCCAGGGAGGCGCGCGACACGGCGATCCGGGCCGGGGACCGGCACACCGAGGCGAACAGCGAATCGACCATCGGGCTGCTGATGTCGATGCTCGGCCGGTACGAGGAGGCCTTACCGCTGGTGGAGCGGTCCGTCTCGATGGCCCAGGAACTGGGCAATCCGCGTGCGGAGTCGGAGAGCCTGACCATCCTCAGCACGCTGTACGAGCGGTGGGGCCGCTTCCCGGAAGCGGCGGAGGTCGCCCGTCGGGCGATCGAGATCGACCGTGACCTCGGTTACCGCAGCAACGAGATCGTGGCCCTGACCGATCTGGCCTTCGCCCAGGTGGGCCTCGGTGAGTTCGCCGAGGCGGACGCCAGCCTCGAGCGGGCCCGGGACCTGTGCGACGAGACCAGGTCGCCGGGGGACGTCGCCCTGGTGCTGGCACTGTCCGCCCAGATCGCGCACGAGCGGGGCGACGCGGTGCAGGCGCGTGCCTTCGCCGAGCGCTCCCTGGTGCTCGGGCGCACGAGCGGGGCCCCGATCCGGCTCGCGAAGGTCGAGAACGTCCTGGGCCAGCTCCACCTGCTGTGGGGGGAGCACGAGGTCGCGCTCGCCCTGCACGGCCACGCCCACAAGATCGCGGCGCCGATGAGCTTCCGGGCGGAGGAGGCGTCCGCGCTGGTGGGCCTCGCCGCGGCGGCCGAGGCGCTCGGTGATGCGGCGGCCGCTGCCCGGCACCGGGCGGCCGCCGAGGAGCTGTCCGATTTCATGGGCCTGCCGGCGCACCGCCGCAGGTACTGA
- a CDS encoding NB-ARC domain-containing protein: MGRLERPLAPDAGPVTAFARELRRLRTAAGSPGYRDMATRAMFSASVLSDAAAGYRLPTLQVALAFAEACGGDRATWERRWHEAARADGDDGTARPAVKAVQQHQENELRAADVRAVLPPPAQLPMEAHPLVGRRELLQRARALTAPSFGGQRPAAPLVISGQVGVGKTAFALRLAHELAVNLPDGQLYANLDPAADGRKDAAGIAGGFLEALGIPTDRIPNDPGQRIGLYRSLLNRRRLLVVLDGVQHERQIRELLIAAPESRIIITSRSRLLGLDGIGRIRLPALDRDESMELLAQLLGGDRVGTEPRACLRLADACGDLPLALNLAGRRIAARPEWMLQDSVSELLGDGPGGHDGPAGERAPGRFLGRLQIGDDALTGRLDSAYRLLTPWARLMLRQFAGSDNPPSVDNVVYESADALAMLVERSAQPVEDLLERLLDAGLLDHSDLPGQYGLTPMARAYALTQPDPTEEDPASAPAAARGQAHARQSG; encoded by the coding sequence GTGGGAAGACTGGAGAGACCACTGGCCCCCGATGCCGGACCAGTCACCGCGTTCGCCCGGGAGTTGCGCAGGCTGCGGACCGCGGCCGGCAGTCCCGGCTACCGCGACATGGCCACCCGGGCCATGTTCTCCGCGTCCGTGCTCTCCGACGCGGCCGCCGGATACCGCCTCCCGACCCTTCAGGTGGCCCTCGCCTTCGCCGAGGCCTGTGGCGGTGACCGCGCCACCTGGGAGCGCCGCTGGCACGAGGCGGCGCGCGCCGACGGGGACGACGGAACCGCCCGTCCGGCGGTCAAAGCCGTGCAGCAGCACCAGGAGAACGAGCTGCGCGCGGCCGACGTACGCGCCGTGCTGCCGCCCCCGGCACAGCTGCCGATGGAGGCTCATCCCCTGGTGGGACGGCGTGAGCTGCTCCAGCGGGCGCGGGCTCTGACCGCCCCCTCGTTCGGCGGGCAGCGCCCCGCGGCGCCCTTGGTGATCAGCGGTCAGGTGGGTGTGGGCAAGACGGCCTTCGCCCTGCGGCTCGCCCACGAACTCGCCGTGAACCTGCCCGACGGGCAGCTCTACGCGAACCTCGACCCGGCCGCCGACGGCCGCAAGGACGCCGCCGGGATCGCGGGCGGTTTCCTGGAGGCGCTCGGTATCCCCACCGACCGGATCCCGAACGATCCCGGTCAGAGAATTGGCCTGTACCGATCGCTCCTCAACCGGCGGCGGCTGCTCGTGGTGCTGGACGGCGTCCAGCACGAGCGGCAGATCCGGGAACTTCTCATCGCGGCGCCCGAGAGCCGCATCATCATCACCAGCCGATCGCGGCTACTGGGCCTCGACGGAATTGGCCGGATCCGGCTCCCCGCACTGGACCGCGACGAGTCGATGGAGCTGCTCGCGCAGCTTCTCGGCGGCGACCGGGTCGGTACCGAGCCGCGCGCCTGCCTGCGCCTCGCCGACGCGTGCGGGGACCTGCCGCTGGCGCTCAACCTCGCCGGCCGGCGCATCGCGGCCCGCCCCGAGTGGATGCTCCAGGACTCCGTGTCCGAGCTGCTCGGGGACGGGCCGGGCGGCCACGACGGGCCCGCAGGTGAGCGGGCCCCCGGCCGCTTCCTGGGCCGGCTGCAGATCGGGGACGACGCGCTGACCGGCCGCCTCGACAGCGCCTACCGGCTGCTGACCCCGTGGGCGCGGCTGATGCTGCGCCAGTTCGCCGGATCCGACAACCCGCCCTCCGTGGACAACGTGGTGTACGAGTCCGCGGACGCGCTCGCCATGCTGGTGGAGCGGTCCGCCCAGCCGGTGGAGGACCTCCTCGAACGGCTCCTCGACGCGGGGCTGCTCGACCACTCCGACCTGCCGGGGCAGTACGGACTGACGCCGATGGCCCGGGCGTACGCGCTGACGCAGCCGGACCCCACGGAGGAGGACCCGGCGTCCGCGCCCGCGGCGGCGCGGGGCCAGGCGCACGCGCGGCAGTCGGGGTAG
- a CDS encoding MmcQ/YjbR family DNA-binding protein, with the protein MATVDDVRRLAMGLPRTEEHLVRDRVKFRIGSIVYLALSRDESELGFAFPKEERAALVAAEPEKFFLPRESDLRFNWAEARLGALDHEELTELVTEAWRMVVPAKVARAHLDPPTAPPLPPAPSLPELRSSAEVFNGFAGVDRSWQALREETGHALDLSLAAHRSALHRWLNSWGCRIRYPREGEPDTFGEGLAAWWERHTLAHAPLARLTPREISRFAAAYEELAALPIGRRSLGPTAAAKALYALRPDSVMPWDAAIAQRLHGVRDGAAFARHLELGRSWARAALEEGGGLGEAALCAEIGRPGVSLAKILDEHLYVTITHAA; encoded by the coding sequence GTGGCAACGGTGGACGACGTACGGCGGCTCGCGATGGGCCTGCCGAGGACCGAGGAGCACCTGGTCCGTGACCGGGTGAAGTTCCGGATCGGCAGCATCGTCTACCTCGCCCTCTCCCGGGACGAGAGCGAACTGGGCTTCGCCTTCCCCAAGGAGGAACGGGCGGCGCTCGTCGCCGCCGAACCGGAGAAGTTCTTCCTGCCCCGGGAGTCCGATCTGCGCTTCAACTGGGCCGAGGCCCGCCTCGGAGCCCTGGACCACGAGGAGCTGACGGAGCTGGTCACCGAGGCCTGGCGGATGGTGGTGCCCGCGAAGGTCGCCCGCGCCCACCTGGATCCGCCGACCGCGCCGCCGCTCCCGCCCGCGCCGTCCCTGCCCGAACTCCGTTCCTCGGCCGAGGTGTTCAACGGCTTCGCGGGCGTGGACCGCAGCTGGCAGGCGCTGCGCGAGGAGACCGGCCACGCCCTGGACCTCTCGCTCGCCGCGCACCGCAGCGCTCTGCACCGCTGGCTGAACTCCTGGGGCTGCCGCATCCGTTACCCGCGCGAGGGCGAGCCCGACACCTTCGGCGAGGGGCTCGCCGCGTGGTGGGAGCGGCACACCCTGGCGCACGCACCGCTGGCCCGGCTCACCCCACGGGAGATCTCCCGGTTCGCCGCCGCCTACGAGGAGCTGGCGGCGCTGCCGATCGGCCGCCGCAGCCTCGGCCCGACCGCCGCGGCCAAGGCGCTGTACGCACTGCGGCCCGACTCGGTCATGCCGTGGGACGCGGCCATCGCGCAGCGGCTGCACGGGGTCCGGGACGGGGCCGCCTTCGCCCGTCACCTGGAGCTCGGCCGGAGCTGGGCGCGTGCGGCGCTGGAGGAGGGCGGCGGTCTCGGCGAGGCGGCGCTGTGCGCCGAGATCGGCCGGCCCGGGGTGTCCCTCGCCAAGATCCTCGACGAGCACCTCTACGTCACGATCACCCACGCGGCCTGA
- a CDS encoding NAD(P)/FAD-dependent oxidoreductase, whose protein sequence is MSTRVTVVGGGVIALLTAVECVLDGHKVTVVDQGPIPHSRATSFDQHRILRALHPSDPQATAAALRAHRRWVELEELFLTRFYEQVGSLTVLPPAAAADAAAMLADAGGHARELTAAGLADRYPHLHVGGGLGAVLEDEAGVLLAERVLAACVGWLKWQRGIELIEHRAVTAVDGESGSVRLVDGRVLRSDAVLVAVGPWSRDLLPQSVSEQLTLYRQSLLYCRVPRQQSQAWAATPAIPALGTAGGAWLIPPVAGTALKLTSATACRVVDAISDYATDPYWQRRLEKEFADILPGFGPAWVTAAKDAYYSAFSPTGGPLLVGLGGAGFAYAACGGTSFKFAPLIARSLADRLIGRTPSPIGLGALDGPPLDVHTPQLAGL, encoded by the coding sequence ATGTCGACGAGGGTGACGGTAGTGGGCGGCGGAGTGATCGCCCTGCTCACGGCGGTCGAGTGCGTGCTCGACGGACACAAGGTCACGGTCGTGGACCAAGGCCCCATCCCGCACAGCAGAGCCACCTCTTTCGACCAGCACCGGATCCTGCGGGCCCTGCACCCGTCGGACCCGCAGGCCACGGCGGCCGCACTGCGTGCGCACCGCCGCTGGGTCGAACTGGAGGAACTGTTCCTGACGCGGTTCTACGAGCAGGTCGGCTCTCTCACCGTCCTGCCGCCCGCGGCCGCGGCCGACGCGGCGGCGATGCTCGCCGACGCCGGCGGCCACGCCCGGGAACTGACGGCGGCCGGCCTGGCCGACCGCTATCCGCACCTGCACGTGGGCGGCGGCCTCGGCGCGGTACTGGAGGACGAGGCGGGCGTACTGCTCGCCGAACGGGTCCTCGCCGCCTGCGTCGGCTGGCTGAAGTGGCAGCGGGGCATCGAGCTGATCGAGCACCGGGCCGTGACCGCCGTCGACGGCGAGAGCGGCAGCGTACGGCTGGTGGACGGGCGGGTGCTGCGCAGCGACGCGGTCCTGGTGGCCGTGGGCCCCTGGTCCCGGGACCTGCTGCCGCAGAGCGTCTCCGAGCAGCTCACCCTGTACCGGCAGTCCCTCCTCTACTGCCGGGTGCCCCGGCAGCAGTCGCAGGCCTGGGCGGCCACTCCGGCCATACCGGCCCTCGGCACCGCGGGCGGAGCCTGGCTGATCCCGCCGGTGGCGGGCACGGCCCTCAAGCTGACCTCGGCCACCGCCTGCCGGGTGGTGGACGCGATCAGCGACTACGCCACCGACCCGTACTGGCAGCGCAGGCTGGAGAAGGAGTTCGCGGACATCCTCCCCGGCTTCGGCCCGGCCTGGGTCACGGCGGCCAAGGACGCCTACTACTCGGCCTTCTCGCCGACGGGCGGCCCGCTGCTGGTCGGCCTGGGCGGCGCGGGATTCGCGTACGCGGCCTGCGGTGGCACATCCTTCAAGTTCGCGCCGCTCATCGCACGGTCGCTGGCCGACCGGCTGATCGGCAGGACTCCGTCGCCGATCGGCCTCGGTGCGCTCGACGGGCCACCGCTGGACGTCCACACCCCGCAGCTCGCGGGACTGTGA
- a CDS encoding ATP-grasp domain-containing protein encodes MTDDTSPTDDGVVILVGSGQRAYREYLLAGAARRRPIWILDAADPTWQEQYVLGSTTVELLDRERLVPDTEGLVEAAEAVAAEHRVVGVFSYDETLVVTTALIAERLGLPGLTSRGADNCRNKHNTRQLLTAAGLPQPHFAYVTDAETALATADSFGYPVVLKPRGMGASIGVIRVDGPDGIRTAFEVADAASRGGNSDYEGGVLVEECVMGPEISIDGVVFDGAWTPLFLAHKEVGLAPYFEETGHVVSATDPLLADEELLGVLRDAHRELGIGYGITHTEVKLTTRGPVIIEVNARLGGDLIPYLGSLATGVEPGELAAEVAAGVRPEWTPAESRTVGIRFLYPPENGTVRSVDVPAPSDVPGLLETNVMVAPGTTLLLPPEGYLSRYANLICAGDDFLSCEESLAKAAALTTIVLDS; translated from the coding sequence ATGACTGATGACACCAGCCCGACCGACGACGGCGTGGTGATCCTGGTCGGCAGCGGACAGCGCGCCTACCGCGAGTACCTGCTCGCCGGCGCCGCCCGTCGCCGCCCGATCTGGATCCTGGACGCCGCGGATCCCACCTGGCAGGAGCAGTACGTACTGGGCTCCACCACGGTGGAACTGCTCGACCGCGAACGCCTGGTACCCGACACGGAAGGCCTGGTGGAAGCCGCCGAGGCGGTGGCCGCCGAGCACCGCGTGGTCGGCGTGTTCAGCTACGACGAGACGCTCGTGGTGACCACCGCCCTGATAGCCGAGCGGCTCGGACTGCCGGGGCTGACCTCCCGCGGCGCCGACAACTGCCGCAACAAGCACAACACCCGGCAGCTGCTGACCGCCGCCGGACTGCCCCAGCCGCACTTCGCCTACGTGACCGACGCGGAGACGGCCCTGGCCACGGCCGACTCCTTCGGCTACCCGGTCGTCCTCAAGCCCCGCGGCATGGGCGCGAGCATCGGCGTCATACGGGTCGACGGCCCCGACGGGATCCGTACGGCCTTCGAGGTCGCCGACGCCGCCAGCCGCGGCGGGAACAGCGACTACGAGGGCGGGGTGCTGGTCGAGGAGTGCGTCATGGGCCCCGAGATCAGCATCGACGGCGTCGTCTTCGACGGTGCCTGGACCCCGCTCTTCCTCGCGCACAAGGAAGTGGGCCTCGCGCCCTACTTCGAGGAGACCGGCCACGTGGTCAGCGCCACCGACCCGCTGCTCGCCGACGAGGAGCTGCTGGGCGTCCTCCGCGACGCCCACCGGGAGCTGGGCATCGGCTACGGGATCACGCACACCGAGGTGAAGCTCACCACCCGCGGCCCGGTGATCATCGAGGTGAACGCCCGCCTCGGCGGCGACCTCATCCCCTACCTCGGCAGCCTCGCCACCGGTGTGGAGCCCGGGGAACTGGCCGCCGAAGTGGCTGCCGGCGTCCGCCCCGAGTGGACCCCGGCCGAGTCCCGCACCGTGGGGATCCGCTTCCTGTACCCGCCGGAGAACGGCACGGTCCGCTCGGTCGACGTACCCGCCCCCTCGGACGTACCGGGGCTGCTGGAGACGAACGTGATGGTGGCGCCCGGGACGACGCTCCTGCTGCCGCCCGAGGGCTACCTCAGCCGGTACGCCAACCTGATCTGCGCCGGAGACGACTTCCTGAGCTGCGAGGAGTCCCTCGCCAAGGCGGCTGCACTGACCACGATCGTCCTCGACAGCTGA
- a CDS encoding YbaK/EbsC family protein — translation MYQRLLDHLDGHQARYRLIDHPAEGRTDLASVLRGHPLEQAAKCIVVRVSITKRVGKYVLAVVPGDRQVDLEAVGALFGGGRTAFATPEIAERLAGSVCGTVMPLSFHPDLHLVVDEGLILTEEIYFNAARLDRSVALSTPDYLAIAQPQLAAIATAGDRVLTHSAR, via the coding sequence ATGTACCAGAGGCTGCTCGACCACCTCGACGGGCACCAGGCCCGCTACCGGCTGATCGACCACCCCGCCGAGGGCCGCACGGACCTGGCGAGCGTGCTGCGCGGCCACCCGCTGGAGCAGGCCGCCAAGTGCATCGTCGTCCGCGTGAGCATCACCAAGCGGGTCGGCAAGTACGTGCTCGCGGTGGTCCCCGGTGACCGGCAGGTCGACCTGGAGGCGGTCGGCGCCCTGTTCGGCGGCGGGCGGACGGCGTTCGCCACGCCCGAGATCGCCGAGCGCCTGGCCGGCAGCGTCTGCGGCACGGTGATGCCGCTCAGCTTCCACCCCGATCTGCACCTCGTCGTCGACGAGGGCCTGATCCTCACCGAAGAGATCTATTTCAACGCGGCCCGCCTGGACCGCTCCGTGGCCCTGTCCACCCCCGACTACCTGGCCATCGCCCAGCCGCAGCTCGCGGCGATCGCGACGGCCGGCGACCGGGTCCTGACCCACTCCGCGAGGTGA
- a CDS encoding ABC transporter substrate-binding protein: MTPPTTPLRGGSVTWACTSGFSPVFIFPFTPGEYYGVANLHEFQTLMYRPLYWYGTGGQPTVDYERSLAEPPEWSEDGRTATITVKPYTWSNGESVNADNVMLWMHLLEAEKDSFGGYTPGFFPDNLTGYEKVAEDKVSFTFDRAYSHNWVLMNQFSTITPLPKAWDRTADDRPADATHDPAQASAVYAYLRACNDERKSWDTSPVWSVVNGPWKLSSYTIDGVSGEAVLVPNESYSGPNKPYLDEFRLIPTGSDTEQYEMLRRGPEALDGVQIGFLPFDEVTEPAEDLLAGGPNPLGEHYDLVPQLTYKIHYFPINFNNPTVSGKIFKQLYFRQALQSCLDSRGAIRDVYKGYGYPTTGPIPALPDSPLLSPAAHEDPYPFDVDAARAFLTENGWDTSTTPALCVREGTGPGEAGEGIPAGTPLRFSMRYAQGHETLTAVMRTFAADAAKAGIEIVLTEVEASVLVLEDTTCTPGPDSPCLWEFSDWNGGWGYGPGFYPTGEALYSTGSSVNFGSYSDPKADELIARTVVSDDLEDLYAYQDYIAQQVPVIWMPNFPFRLLEVAKDLRGVAPINPFGLINPEDWHYVGEEL; encoded by the coding sequence ATGACACCGCCCACCACCCCGCTCCGCGGGGGCAGCGTGACCTGGGCCTGCACCAGCGGCTTCAGCCCGGTCTTCATCTTCCCCTTCACCCCGGGCGAGTACTACGGGGTGGCCAACCTGCACGAATTCCAGACGCTGATGTACCGGCCGCTGTACTGGTACGGCACCGGCGGCCAGCCGACGGTCGACTACGAGCGCAGCCTCGCCGAACCCCCCGAGTGGAGCGAGGACGGCCGCACGGCGACGATTACGGTCAAGCCCTACACGTGGTCGAACGGCGAGAGCGTCAACGCCGACAACGTGATGCTGTGGATGCACCTCCTGGAGGCCGAGAAGGACAGCTTCGGCGGGTACACGCCGGGCTTCTTCCCGGACAACCTGACCGGCTACGAGAAGGTCGCCGAGGACAAGGTCAGCTTCACCTTCGACCGCGCCTACTCGCACAACTGGGTGCTGATGAACCAGTTCAGCACCATCACCCCGCTGCCGAAGGCCTGGGACCGCACCGCCGACGACCGGCCGGCCGACGCCACCCACGACCCGGCCCAGGCCTCCGCGGTCTACGCCTACCTGCGGGCCTGCAACGACGAGCGCAAGAGCTGGGACACCAGCCCCGTCTGGAGTGTGGTCAACGGACCCTGGAAGCTGAGCAGTTACACGATCGACGGAGTCTCCGGCGAGGCCGTCCTCGTGCCCAACGAGAGCTACTCCGGCCCCAACAAGCCCTACCTGGACGAATTCCGCCTGATCCCCACCGGCTCCGACACCGAGCAGTACGAGATGCTCCGCCGCGGCCCCGAGGCCCTGGACGGCGTGCAGATCGGCTTCCTGCCCTTCGACGAGGTCACCGAGCCGGCCGAGGACCTGCTGGCCGGCGGTCCCAACCCGCTCGGCGAGCACTACGACCTCGTCCCCCAGCTCACTTACAAAATCCATTACTTCCCGATCAACTTCAACAACCCCACCGTCTCCGGAAAGATCTTCAAGCAGCTCTACTTCCGTCAGGCACTGCAGTCCTGCCTCGACTCCCGGGGCGCCATCCGCGACGTCTACAAGGGCTACGGCTACCCGACCACCGGGCCCATCCCGGCCCTGCCGGACAGCCCGCTGCTCTCACCCGCCGCGCACGAGGACCCGTACCCCTTCGACGTCGATGCGGCCCGCGCCTTCCTGACGGAGAACGGCTGGGACACCAGCACCACCCCGGCGCTCTGCGTCCGCGAGGGCACCGGCCCCGGGGAGGCGGGCGAGGGCATCCCCGCCGGCACCCCGCTGCGGTTCTCGATGCGCTACGCCCAGGGCCACGAGACCCTGACCGCGGTCATGCGCACGTTCGCCGCCGACGCCGCGAAGGCCGGCATCGAGATCGTGCTGACCGAGGTCGAGGCGAGCGTCCTGGTCCTGGAGGACACCACCTGCACCCCGGGCCCCGACAGCCCCTGCCTGTGGGAGTTCAGCGACTGGAACGGCGGCTGGGGTTACGGACCCGGCTTCTACCCGACCGGCGAGGCGCTCTACTCGACCGGCTCCTCGGTGAACTTCGGCAGCTACAGCGACCCGAAGGCGGACGAGCTGATCGCCCGCACCGTGGTCAGCGACGACCTGGAGGACTTGTACGCCTACCAGGACTACATCGCGCAGCAGGTCCCGGTCATCTGGATGCCCAACTTCCCCTTCCGGCTCCTGGAGGTCGCCAAGGACCTCCGCGGCGTGGCCCCGATCAACCCCTTCGGGCTGATCAATCCCGAGGACTGGCACTACGTCGGCGAGGAACTGTGA